From Vibrio artabrorum, a single genomic window includes:
- a CDS encoding HIT family protein, producing MSFELHPQLAKDTTLIGEFPLSLALLHKDNAVPWVILVPKRADLKELHHLPMKEQQQFLHESQAVSQALEATFQPDKLNLGALGNMVPQLHIHHIARFKDDIAWPGPVWGNTKSEQRSEEEQTTILTRIQNVLSLSSIFKKA from the coding sequence ATGAGCTTCGAACTTCACCCACAACTTGCGAAAGACACCACACTTATCGGCGAATTTCCACTGAGCTTGGCTCTGCTACACAAAGATAACGCTGTGCCTTGGGTTATCTTGGTACCAAAACGTGCCGACCTCAAAGAGTTGCACCACTTACCCATGAAAGAGCAACAACAGTTCCTACATGAATCTCAGGCGGTAAGCCAAGCACTTGAAGCCACGTTCCAACCAGACAAATTGAACCTTGGTGCGCTGGGTAATATGGTGCCACAACTGCACATCCACCATATAGCACGCTTCAAAGACGATATCGCATGGCCAGGTCCAGTATGGGGTAATACCAAAAGCGAGCAGCGCAGTGAAGAAGAGCAAACCACTATCCTAACTCGTATACAAAATGTTCTGTCACTGAGTTCTATCTTCAAAAAAGCGTAA
- the argS gene encoding arginine--tRNA ligase — protein MNIQALINDKVSQALEAAGAPAGSPAAVRQSAKPQFGDYQANGVMGVAKRLGTNPREFAQKVLDVLNLDGIASKVEIAGPGFLNIFLDEAFLAQQADTALSDSRLGVTLAETQTIVADYSAPNVAKEMHVGHLRSTIIGDAVVRTLEFLGHNVIRANHIGDWGTQFGMLIANLERVQAESGEVSMELADLEGFYRESKKLYDEDEEFAVKARGYVVKLQSGDEFCAEMWKKLVDVTMIQNQRNYDRLNVSLTRDDVMGESMYNNMLPAIIADLKAQGIAEEDDGAQVVFLDEYKNKDGDPMGVIIQKRDGGFLYTTTDIACAKYRFEELGADRVLYFIDSRQHQHLMQAWSIVRKAGYVPESVSLEHHAFGMMLGKDGKPFKTRAGGTVRLADLLDEAEVRAAQLIESKNPELAEDEKKAIANTVAMASVKYADLSKHRTTDYVFDWDNMLAFEGNTAPYMQYAYTRVASIFAKAGISMDSLEGEIKITEEKEKALIAKLLQFEEAVQSVAREGQPHIMCSYLFELAGQFSSFYEACPILVAEDETVKQSRLKLAALTAKTIKQGLSLLGIDTLERM, from the coding sequence GTGAATATCCAAGCACTTATTAATGACAAAGTATCTCAGGCTCTAGAAGCCGCTGGCGCACCTGCAGGCTCTCCTGCTGCTGTTCGCCAATCTGCAAAACCACAATTTGGTGACTACCAAGCAAACGGCGTTATGGGTGTTGCTAAACGACTGGGCACTAACCCTCGAGAATTTGCTCAAAAAGTATTGGACGTTCTAAACCTAGACGGTATCGCTTCTAAAGTTGAAATCGCAGGTCCAGGTTTCCTAAACATTTTCCTTGATGAAGCTTTTTTAGCACAGCAAGCAGACACAGCACTTTCTGACTCTCGCCTTGGTGTCACTCTTGCTGAAACACAAACGATTGTTGCGGATTATTCTGCGCCAAACGTTGCCAAAGAGATGCACGTTGGTCACCTACGTTCAACCATCATCGGTGATGCGGTAGTTCGTACTCTTGAGTTCCTAGGCCACAACGTTATCCGTGCTAACCACATCGGTGACTGGGGTACTCAATTTGGTATGCTTATCGCAAACCTTGAGCGCGTTCAAGCTGAGTCTGGCGAAGTTTCAATGGAGCTTGCTGACCTTGAAGGCTTCTACCGTGAATCTAAAAAGCTGTACGATGAAGACGAAGAATTCGCCGTTAAAGCACGTGGCTACGTTGTTAAACTGCAAAGCGGCGACGAGTTCTGCGCAGAGATGTGGAAGAAGCTGGTTGACGTTACGATGATTCAAAACCAACGTAATTACGACCGTCTAAACGTGTCTCTTACTCGTGATGATGTAATGGGTGAAAGTATGTACAACAACATGCTACCTGCCATTATTGCCGATCTGAAAGCGCAAGGTATTGCCGAAGAAGATGATGGCGCACAAGTTGTGTTCCTCGATGAATACAAAAACAAAGATGGCGACCCAATGGGTGTTATCATCCAGAAGCGTGACGGCGGCTTCCTTTACACAACAACGGATATTGCTTGTGCAAAATACCGTTTTGAAGAACTGGGCGCAGACCGCGTACTGTACTTTATCGACTCACGTCAACACCAACACCTAATGCAAGCTTGGTCTATCGTTCGTAAAGCGGGTTATGTCCCAGAATCTGTTTCTCTAGAACATCACGCGTTCGGCATGATGCTAGGGAAAGATGGTAAACCCTTCAAGACTCGTGCTGGCGGTACTGTTCGTCTTGCTGATCTTCTTGATGAAGCCGAAGTTCGTGCTGCGCAGCTGATCGAATCGAAGAACCCAGAACTCGCAGAAGACGAAAAGAAAGCGATCGCTAACACCGTAGCGATGGCATCAGTTAAGTACGCAGACCTTTCAAAGCACCGTACAACGGACTACGTGTTCGATTGGGACAATATGCTTGCGTTCGAAGGTAACACTGCACCCTACATGCAATACGCATACACTCGTGTTGCTTCAATCTTTGCTAAAGCGGGCATTTCGATGGACTCTCTTGAAGGTGAAATAAAAATCACTGAAGAGAAAGAGAAAGCACTTATTGCTAAGCTTCTGCAATTTGAAGAAGCCGTACAGTCTGTTGCTCGCGAAGGTCAACCACACATCATGTGTAGCTACCTGTTCGAACTTGCTGGCCAGTTCTCTAGCTTCTACGAAGCGTGCCCTATCCTAGTTGCTGAAGATGAAACGGTGAAACAAAGCCGTCTGAAACTCGCAGCACTGACAGCTAAGACTATCAAGCAAGGTCTATCGCTTCTAGGTATCGACACGCTAGAACGCATGTAA
- a CDS encoding FeoA family protein, protein MKLSQLEQGKAASIVALTGLTPEVRKKLMVMGLLPKTEVTLIRRAPMGDPLQVEVRGVSIAIRESIAEQIEVI, encoded by the coding sequence ATGAAACTCTCACAACTAGAGCAAGGCAAAGCGGCTTCTATTGTTGCACTTACAGGCCTAACACCAGAGGTTAGAAAAAAACTAATGGTCATGGGTCTGTTGCCAAAAACCGAGGTGACACTTATCCGTCGCGCACCTATGGGTGACCCGCTGCAAGTTGAGGTGAGAGGCGTTTCTATCGCCATTCGTGAAAGTATCGCAGAACAAATCGAGGTTATCTAA
- a CDS encoding ATP-dependent DNA helicase — MISKTFSADGALGKAIPGFQPRQAQLDMAEAVSQAIQQQSQLVVEAGTGTGKTFAYLVPALLSGKKIIISTGSKNLQEQLFHRDLPLMVDALGFYGQVALLKGRSNYLCLDRLSRQMIESHGTHTDPTLLAQLVKVRSWSSSTQTGDLGDCDDIAEDSPIIPTITSTNDNCLGKECPSYTDCFVLKARKKAMDSDVVVVNHHLFLADLAIKETGFGELIPEADVFIFDEAHQLPDIASHYFGQSVSSRQIQELAKDIEIAYRTEAKDMRQLQKVGDKLIQSAADLRIVLGDTGFRGNWREALKSQSIARELVRLQDALQLAVDVLKLALGRSQLLDTAFERATMIKSRIERVCDVSISGYSYWYDTTPRHFALHITPLSVADKFYEQIELKPGAWVFTSATLAVSDDFDHFTSRLGLTPSAQFSLPSPFDYPNQARLCVPRYLPEPNSPGLADKLVRMLTPVIEQNQGRCFFLCTSHSMMKELGERFRETLTVPVLLQGETSKQKTLAEFMELGNALLVATGAFWEGIDVRGDALSCVIIDKLPFTAPDDPLLKARIEDCKLKGGDPFAQVQLPDAVITLKQGVGRLIRDKCDSGALIICDNRLVTRDYGGIFLASLPPIPRTRDLGVIKEFLAKDHSTAAD; from the coding sequence ATGATATCTAAAACGTTTTCTGCTGACGGTGCTCTGGGTAAAGCTATCCCTGGATTTCAACCACGACAGGCCCAATTGGACATGGCTGAAGCCGTCTCTCAAGCTATCCAACAACAGAGTCAATTGGTTGTTGAGGCTGGGACGGGAACGGGTAAGACGTTTGCTTATCTCGTGCCGGCACTGCTCAGTGGCAAGAAAATCATTATCAGTACGGGATCTAAAAATCTTCAAGAGCAGTTGTTCCATCGTGATTTACCATTAATGGTTGATGCGCTTGGCTTTTATGGTCAGGTTGCTCTGCTGAAAGGTCGTTCAAACTATTTGTGCTTAGACCGGTTGAGTCGGCAAATGATCGAAAGTCATGGTACTCACACCGATCCAACGCTTTTAGCTCAGTTGGTGAAGGTGCGCAGCTGGTCGTCGTCAACACAAACGGGCGATTTAGGTGACTGTGATGATATTGCTGAAGATAGCCCTATCATTCCTACTATTACTTCAACCAATGACAATTGCTTGGGTAAAGAATGCCCGAGTTATACCGATTGCTTTGTGCTTAAAGCGCGTAAAAAAGCGATGGATTCCGATGTGGTGGTTGTGAATCACCACCTGTTCTTAGCGGATTTAGCGATTAAAGAGACCGGATTTGGTGAGCTGATCCCTGAAGCCGATGTGTTTATTTTTGATGAGGCGCATCAACTTCCTGATATTGCCAGCCACTATTTTGGTCAATCTGTGTCGAGTCGACAGATCCAAGAATTAGCCAAAGACATTGAGATTGCCTACCGCACTGAAGCCAAAGACATGCGTCAATTGCAAAAAGTCGGAGATAAACTCATTCAGTCAGCTGCCGATTTACGCATTGTTCTTGGCGATACTGGCTTCCGTGGTAACTGGCGTGAGGCTTTAAAATCCCAATCGATAGCGAGAGAGTTGGTGCGTTTACAAGATGCTCTACAACTCGCAGTGGATGTATTGAAGTTAGCACTTGGGCGGAGTCAACTGTTAGATACGGCTTTCGAACGCGCCACCATGATTAAGTCGCGTATCGAACGTGTGTGTGATGTGTCGATTTCCGGCTACTCGTATTGGTATGACACCACGCCACGCCACTTTGCTTTGCACATCACGCCGCTTTCCGTGGCGGATAAATTTTACGAACAAATTGAGCTTAAACCGGGGGCTTGGGTGTTTACCTCTGCGACCTTGGCGGTGTCGGATGATTTCGATCATTTCACATCGCGACTTGGCTTAACGCCTTCAGCACAGTTCTCGTTGCCAAGCCCGTTTGACTATCCGAATCAGGCGCGCTTGTGTGTGCCTCGTTATCTTCCTGAACCGAATAGCCCCGGTCTCGCGGATAAACTAGTAAGAATGTTGACCCCGGTGATTGAGCAAAATCAAGGTCGCTGTTTCTTTTTGTGTACTTCACACAGCATGATGAAAGAGTTGGGCGAGCGATTTCGTGAAACACTCACTGTACCTGTTCTATTGCAAGGTGAGACCAGTAAACAAAAAACGTTGGCCGAATTCATGGAATTGGGTAACGCATTGTTGGTGGCGACGGGGGCCTTCTGGGAGGGGATCGATGTTAGGGGCGACGCATTAAGCTGTGTTATTATCGATAAATTGCCTTTTACGGCTCCTGATGATCCTTTGCTTAAGGCTCGAATTGAGGACTGTAAGTTAAAAGGGGGGGATCCTTTTGCACAAGTACAGTTGCCAGACGCTGTGATAACCTTGAAACAAGGTGTTGGCCGATTGATACGTGACAAATGCGATAGTGGCGCTCTGATTATTTGCGATAACCGATTGGTGACACGCGATTACGGTGGCATATTTTTGGCGAGTTTACCGCCGATCCCTCGCACACGTGACTTAGGGGTCATTAAAGAATTCTTAGCTAAAGATCATTCAACCGCTGCTGATTAA
- the feoB gene encoding Fe(2+) transporter permease subunit FeoB, whose product MDYQVLTVGNPNSGKTTLFNALTGAKQHVGNWVGVTVEKKTGVYSHAGDQFQLTDLPGIYALDSGNDANSIDESIASRAVLTHPADVIINVVDASCLERSLYMTLQLRELGRPMIVVLNKMDVLKRERQVINLKALEKELGCPVLSLSANDKGQVVRFKERLHKLLVQGVSLAPISIDYDPALEALIPSVEVQFEEADVSPRALAIRALENDYLVLNGLAPQTRTQIDGVRLGAEFDIDLAVADAKYTFLHDLCKRVRRSEGKLSRNFTEKADQFILNKWVGIPFFFVIMYLMFMFSINIGSAFIDFFDIGVGALLVDGGHHLLDGHLPVWFVTILADGIGGGIQTVATFIPVISALYLFLAVLESSGYMARAAFVLDKVMQKIGLPGKAFVPLVLGFGCNVPSIMATRTLDQERERKLAASMAPFMSCGARLPVYALFAAAFFPGTGQNVVFALYIMGIVASVFTGLFLKNTIYPGSSDSLVMEMPDYELPTVQNVMLKTWQKLKRFVLGAGKTIVMVVAILSFLNSLGMDGSFGNEDSENSVLSKAAQIVTPVFQPIGITEENWPATVGIITGIFAKEAVVGTLNSLYTTPSDEEAAEFDLAASLHEAVMTIPENLAGLSYSDPLGIEVGDLSDSSSVAADQEVDTSIFGNLKDKFVSGHAAFAYLILILLYTPCVAAMGAYVREFGQTFARFIAVWTMALGYFGATFYYQAANFAVHPISSAVWMVAIAGGFVLTYRVFKKVGRKQQVLEVQVV is encoded by the coding sequence ATGGATTATCAAGTTTTAACCGTTGGTAACCCGAATAGTGGTAAAACAACATTATTTAATGCACTGACTGGCGCTAAACAGCACGTGGGTAACTGGGTTGGTGTCACCGTAGAAAAGAAGACCGGTGTTTACTCACATGCGGGAGATCAATTTCAGCTAACGGATTTACCGGGCATCTACGCACTAGACAGTGGCAATGATGCAAACAGCATTGATGAATCTATAGCCTCGCGTGCGGTTCTGACTCATCCTGCCGACGTTATCATCAATGTGGTTGATGCGAGTTGTTTGGAACGTAGCTTATACATGACATTGCAATTGCGAGAGTTGGGGCGTCCAATGATCGTAGTATTGAATAAAATGGATGTATTAAAGCGTGAACGTCAGGTGATTAATCTTAAAGCGCTAGAGAAAGAGTTAGGTTGTCCTGTTCTAAGTTTGTCTGCAAACGACAAAGGTCAAGTCGTTCGCTTTAAAGAACGCTTACATAAGCTGTTAGTTCAAGGTGTGAGCCTTGCTCCTATTTCTATTGATTATGATCCCGCGTTAGAAGCACTGATTCCTTCTGTTGAAGTACAGTTTGAGGAAGCGGATGTTTCTCCTCGAGCGCTCGCGATTCGTGCTTTAGAAAATGATTACTTGGTATTGAACGGGCTGGCTCCGCAAACTCGTACTCAAATTGATGGCGTGCGTCTTGGGGCTGAATTTGATATCGACCTTGCTGTTGCTGATGCGAAATACACTTTCTTGCATGATCTTTGTAAACGTGTTCGTCGCAGTGAAGGAAAGCTCAGCCGGAACTTTACTGAAAAGGCAGACCAATTCATTCTTAATAAATGGGTGGGGATTCCTTTCTTCTTCGTCATTATGTATCTGATGTTTATGTTCTCCATTAACATTGGTAGCGCGTTCATCGATTTCTTTGATATTGGTGTCGGTGCGCTATTGGTTGACGGTGGTCATCACTTACTAGACGGTCACTTACCAGTTTGGTTCGTAACGATACTGGCTGACGGTATTGGTGGTGGTATCCAAACGGTCGCGACCTTTATTCCTGTTATCTCAGCGCTTTACTTGTTCTTAGCGGTTTTAGAAAGCTCGGGTTACATGGCTCGCGCTGCCTTTGTACTTGATAAAGTGATGCAAAAGATTGGCTTACCAGGCAAAGCGTTTGTACCTTTGGTACTTGGTTTTGGCTGTAATGTACCTTCCATCATGGCAACGCGTACTCTTGATCAAGAACGTGAGCGCAAACTGGCAGCATCGATGGCACCGTTTATGTCATGTGGTGCTCGTTTACCGGTATACGCACTGTTCGCAGCCGCGTTTTTCCCTGGTACTGGACAAAACGTGGTGTTTGCTCTTTACATCATGGGTATCGTTGCTTCTGTGTTCACGGGTCTGTTCCTTAAAAACACCATCTATCCTGGTAGCAGTGATAGCTTGGTCATGGAAATGCCGGATTACGAATTGCCAACCGTGCAAAACGTGATGCTAAAAACATGGCAGAAGCTGAAGCGTTTCGTACTTGGCGCAGGTAAAACCATCGTGATGGTTGTGGCTATTCTTAGCTTCCTAAACTCTCTCGGTATGGACGGTAGCTTTGGTAATGAAGACAGTGAAAACTCTGTGCTATCTAAGGCAGCTCAAATAGTGACACCTGTCTTTCAACCGATTGGTATTACTGAAGAGAACTGGCCTGCCACGGTTGGTATCATTACGGGGATCTTCGCCAAAGAAGCCGTTGTTGGTACGCTTAACAGCTTATACACAACGCCTTCTGACGAAGAGGCGGCTGAGTTTGACTTAGCAGCAAGCCTACACGAAGCCGTCATGACGATCCCTGAAAACCTAGCTGGTTTGAGCTACTCAGATCCATTAGGTATTGAAGTTGGCGACTTGTCTGACTCTAGCTCTGTGGCAGCTGACCAAGAAGTGGATACCTCTATCTTTGGCAACTTGAAAGACAAGTTTGTATCTGGTCATGCGGCATTCGCTTACTTGATTCTTATCTTGCTTTACACGCCTTGTGTGGCAGCGATGGGGGCTTATGTTCGTGAATTTGGTCAGACTTTTGCACGTTTCATCGCGGTTTGGACGATGGCGCTTGGCTATTTCGGTGCGACCTTCTATTACCAAGCGGCAAATTTCGCAGTTCACCCTATCAGCAGCGCGGTATGGATGGTAGCGATTGCCGGAGGTTTTGTACTGACTTATCGAGTCTTTAAGAAAGTCGGCCGTAAGCAACAAGTATTAGAGGTGCAAGTGGTATGA
- a CDS encoding FeoC-like transcriptional regulator, whose product MILTELHQYIDNQGVAARKELAAKFGLSEDGVDAMLNVWVKKGKISRLVDTNKHGHTTRIRYTISKQEGLSLNVMM is encoded by the coding sequence ATGATCTTAACTGAACTTCATCAATACATTGATAACCAAGGCGTCGCAGCGCGTAAAGAACTCGCTGCAAAATTTGGTCTGAGTGAAGACGGCGTCGATGCAATGCTGAATGTGTGGGTCAAGAAAGGCAAAATCTCGCGTTTGGTTGATACTAACAAACATGGGCATACCACCCGTATACGTTACACCATCAGCAAACAAGAGGGTCTGTCTCTTAACGTGATGATGTAG
- the purU gene encoding formyltetrahydrofolate deformylase, whose protein sequence is MERKTLLTHCTDAPGLISKITNICYKHQLNIIHNNEFVDNTCGHFFMRTELEGYFNNETLLADLDQALPEHAMRKLVDSSRKRVVILVTKEAHCLGDILMKNFDGSLDVEIAAVVGNYDALQSLTERFDVPYHHISHEGLNREEHEQKMLEVIEQYEADYLVLAKYMRVLTPGFVEKFNHKIINIHHSFLPAFIGAKPYQQAYERGVKIIGATAHFVTNDLDEGPIIKQDVIPVDHNFSAKDMAQAGRDVEKNVLSKALNKVINDHVFVYGNKTVIL, encoded by the coding sequence ATGGAAAGAAAAACGTTATTAACACATTGTACTGACGCCCCAGGGCTCATCTCAAAAATCACCAACATTTGTTACAAGCACCAACTCAATATTATTCACAATAATGAGTTCGTAGATAACACCTGTGGCCACTTTTTCATGCGTACCGAGTTAGAAGGGTATTTCAATAATGAAACCTTGCTTGCCGATTTAGATCAAGCCCTACCAGAACATGCAATGCGGAAACTTGTTGATTCCTCTCGTAAGCGTGTTGTTATCTTAGTGACCAAAGAAGCACACTGTCTTGGTGATATTCTGATGAAGAACTTCGATGGTAGCTTAGATGTTGAAATCGCCGCCGTTGTCGGTAACTACGACGCTCTACAAAGTTTAACCGAACGTTTCGATGTCCCTTACCACCATATTTCTCACGAAGGATTAAACCGAGAAGAACATGAGCAGAAGATGCTTGAAGTGATTGAGCAATATGAGGCTGACTACCTCGTACTTGCGAAGTACATGCGCGTGCTAACTCCGGGGTTTGTTGAGAAATTCAATCATAAGATCATTAACATTCACCACAGTTTTTTACCTGCGTTTATTGGTGCGAAGCCATACCAACAAGCGTATGAGCGTGGCGTAAAAATCATTGGTGCAACGGCGCACTTCGTGACCAACGATTTGGATGAAGGCCCAATCATTAAGCAAGATGTTATCCCTGTGGATCACAACTTCAGCGCGAAAGACATGGCACAAGCCGGTCGTGACGTAGAGAAGAATGTATTAAGTAAGGCGTTAAATAAGGTAATCAACGATCACGTGTTTGTTTATGGCAACAAGACAGTGATCCTGTAA
- a CDS encoding VOC family protein has translation MMMSLKQAELEPQQMIARLDIFMAKIENLGNRLGLDLSFAQADHIALRINDTELAKSAHQAWSDYGSTISEAMINGRPIVVLAFDEPLQSLGWKIECLELPYPAEGKIYPSQDWEHIEFVIPSHAQTADEYLADLKETYPQFAANFETLAEQGVKIKLSSPKGEGERLNNPTVAFKHQGICIKLHPHSLKKIVESEQA, from the coding sequence ATGATGATGAGCCTGAAGCAAGCTGAACTAGAACCACAACAAATGATCGCCCGCCTTGATATCTTTATGGCAAAGATTGAGAACCTAGGAAATAGATTAGGTTTGGATTTAAGCTTTGCTCAAGCGGATCATATTGCGCTAAGAATCAATGACACTGAGCTCGCGAAATCTGCGCATCAAGCATGGTCTGATTATGGCTCTACGATTTCAGAGGCGATGATCAATGGTCGTCCAATTGTGGTGTTGGCTTTCGATGAACCGTTGCAAAGCCTTGGCTGGAAAATTGAATGCTTAGAGTTGCCATACCCTGCAGAAGGTAAAATTTACCCAAGCCAAGATTGGGAACACATTGAGTTTGTGATTCCGTCTCACGCTCAAACGGCTGATGAGTACCTAGCGGATCTTAAAGAAACTTACCCGCAGTTCGCTGCTAACTTTGAAACACTGGCTGAGCAAGGCGTTAAGATCAAACTCTCTAGCCCAAAAGGCGAGGGTGAACGTTTGAATAACCCAACTGTGGCTTTTAAACATCAAGGGATTTGCATCAAGTTGCACCCACACTCTTTGAAGAAGATTGTGGAATCAGAACAGGCTTAA